A window of Brachybacterium fresconis contains these coding sequences:
- a CDS encoding ribonuclease J, with the protein MTTAFSQRLDPAPTLRSGSLRITPLGGLGDVGRNMTVFEVDGRLLIIDCGVLFPEDAQPGVDLILPDFDLLRDRLDDIAAIVLTHGHEDHIGAVPYLLRMKPDIPLVGSRLTLAFIEAKLREHRIRPCTHVVEEGWTESFGPFDCEFIAVNHSIPDALAVHVSTPAGTVLHTGDFKMDQLPLDGRITDLRAFGRLGEAGVDLFMTDSTNAEVPGFTVGEQEIGPTLDSIFATARQKIVVASFSSHVHRVQQVLDAAAAHGRRVAFVGRSMVRNMGIAAELGYLEVPPNTLIDVKKIGDLPDEQVVLMCTGSQGEPMAALSRIAHRDHRVSVGPGDLVVLASSLIPGNENAVFRVVNGLMALGAEVVHKGNAKVHTSGHASAGELLYCYNIVRPKNVMPIHGEVRHLIANGRLAEATGVPPERIIHARDGRVVDLRDGVATVVGEVPNGYVYVDGSSVGEVSESDLKDRRILGDEGFISLFAVVNSQTGALIAGPEIHARGVAEDDVVFEKIRPEIVKALEQAVADETDRRDTHQLQQVMRRVIGRYVSQRLRRRPMIIPIVIEA; encoded by the coding sequence GTGACCACTGCCTTCTCCCAGCGTCTGGACCCGGCCCCGACGCTCCGCAGCGGCTCCCTGCGCATCACGCCGCTGGGCGGCCTCGGCGACGTCGGCCGGAACATGACCGTGTTCGAGGTCGACGGTCGCCTGCTGATCATCGACTGCGGCGTGCTCTTCCCCGAGGACGCCCAGCCCGGCGTCGATCTGATCCTCCCGGACTTCGACCTCCTCCGGGACCGCCTCGATGACATCGCGGCGATCGTGCTGACCCACGGGCACGAGGACCACATCGGCGCGGTGCCCTACCTGCTGCGCATGAAGCCGGACATCCCGCTCGTGGGCAGCCGGCTCACGCTCGCGTTCATCGAGGCGAAGCTCCGCGAGCACCGGATCCGGCCCTGCACCCATGTGGTCGAGGAGGGGTGGACGGAGAGCTTCGGGCCTTTCGACTGCGAGTTCATCGCCGTGAACCATTCGATCCCCGACGCCCTGGCGGTCCATGTCTCGACCCCGGCGGGCACGGTGCTGCACACCGGCGACTTCAAGATGGACCAGCTGCCGCTGGACGGCCGGATCACCGATCTGCGCGCCTTCGGCCGCCTCGGCGAGGCCGGTGTGGACCTGTTCATGACCGATTCCACCAACGCCGAGGTCCCAGGTTTCACCGTCGGGGAGCAGGAGATCGGCCCGACGCTGGACTCGATCTTCGCCACGGCGCGGCAGAAGATCGTCGTGGCCTCGTTCTCGAGCCATGTCCACCGGGTCCAGCAGGTGCTCGACGCGGCAGCCGCCCACGGGCGCCGGGTGGCCTTCGTCGGCCGCTCCATGGTGCGCAACATGGGCATCGCCGCCGAGCTGGGGTACCTCGAGGTGCCCCCGAACACGCTCATCGACGTCAAGAAGATCGGCGATCTGCCCGATGAGCAGGTGGTGCTGATGTGCACCGGCAGCCAGGGCGAGCCGATGGCCGCCCTGAGCCGCATCGCCCACCGGGATCACCGCGTCAGCGTGGGCCCGGGCGACCTGGTCGTCCTCGCCTCCTCGCTGATCCCCGGCAACGAGAACGCCGTGTTCCGCGTGGTCAACGGGCTGATGGCCCTCGGCGCCGAGGTGGTCCACAAGGGCAACGCGAAGGTCCACACCTCCGGTCATGCGAGCGCCGGCGAGCTGCTGTACTGCTACAACATCGTGCGCCCGAAGAACGTGATGCCCATCCACGGCGAGGTGCGTCACCTCATCGCCAACGGACGCCTCGCCGAAGCCACCGGCGTCCCGCCGGAGCGCATCATCCACGCCCGGGACGGCCGCGTCGTCGACCTCCGGGACGGCGTGGCGACGGTCGTCGGCGAGGTGCCCAACGGGTACGTGTACGTGGACGGATCCAGCGTCGGCGAGGTCTCCGAATCCGATCTGAAGGACCGTCGCATCCTCGGCGACGAGGGCTTCATCTCCCTGTTCGCCGTGGTCAACTCCCAGACCGGCGCGCTGATCGCGGGCCCCGAGATCCACGCCCGCGGTGTGGCCGAGGACGACGTGGTGTTCGAGAAGATCCGCCCGGAGATCGTGAAGGCTCTCGAGCAGGCCGTCGCCGATGAGACCGACCGCCGCGACACCCACCAGCTGCAGCAGGTCATGCGCCGGGTGATCGGTCGCTACGTGTCCCAGCGCCTGCGCCGCCGCCCGATGATCATCCCGATCGTCATCGAGGCCTGA
- the asnB gene encoding asparagine synthase (glutamine-hydrolyzing): protein MCGISGSYGFGVDAEGIARRMNSALAHRGPDGEGLFTDGQTSLAHRRLAIIDREHGAQPMTTADGRYTIVYNGETYNYLELRAELEGLGRTFRTDSDTEVLLQAHVEWGTAAYDRFNGMFAFAIHDAQTGTVTVARDHFGIKPLYYWIDETAADGPQVLFGSEIRALLAAQRFEAAPDDRAVYRYLKYRVQDDDAQTFFRGVRRLMPGQVLEISAAGTSITPFTSLQEELREIAARPSRPYSAEVVDEYRGRFHEAVRLRLQSEVPVGTSLSGGLDSSAVAAVIARHLREQPQDESFSAVGARQNTFSAVFPNSSNDEERYVDALLEENTGQITSHKIHPQPETFLEDVRDFVRTQEEPIISTGPYAQYAVMREASEHVTVLLDGQGADEMMAGYNPYFYVYLRQLRRQKRFKELASEVVGSRDILRKLARTKYSGRTSVPIEALLNSGFVAEHSSEKITSVQDDLKERLLEDTFRSSLPSLLRYEDKNTMRFSIEGRVPFVDKELLKFLFSLDESAIIHDGWNKRILRESMDGILPDAISKRRNKIGFTTPEGEWFRTIAPELMEIFASESFASRPYFDAPSVIALFEDYIAHPGNHGTMMFWRLLNVELWMRTFFDDPENSSRSLGDEAAADERAALAAASGAAATDGPGTTAAAGTGATADPASASAATDSEQPKSDYVANPDKQLDLVSDVDRRTWRRLPLQTELVARGDDLQTLVRERIERFAASLPTDVVPDGSPWYFVISEKIIAITQGRSWFTWEITPRPAAKVLSRFVTRTPAGIGLGDPTTMELAIKEVGLPRVVAASAAGAAGKIIGRKGLFYEVVGANVRAIDGPTPYSAFPSNVSAKLPPKDPDAVSASLSAAIRGADIPAALRDSFVGTVVMDANDIGRNVLGSDVSVPHERLEATFADNPLGQGRQRTPLAILVDLGAASQR from the coding sequence ATGTGCGGAATCTCCGGCAGCTACGGATTCGGCGTCGACGCCGAGGGCATCGCCCGGCGGATGAACAGCGCCCTCGCCCACCGCGGCCCGGACGGTGAAGGCCTGTTCACGGACGGCCAGACGTCCCTGGCGCACCGTCGCCTCGCGATCATCGACCGCGAGCACGGCGCCCAGCCGATGACCACGGCCGACGGCCGCTACACGATCGTGTACAACGGGGAGACCTACAACTACCTCGAGCTGCGCGCCGAGCTCGAGGGCCTCGGCCGCACCTTCCGCACCGACTCCGACACCGAGGTGCTGCTGCAGGCGCACGTCGAGTGGGGCACCGCCGCCTACGATCGCTTCAACGGCATGTTCGCCTTCGCCATCCACGACGCGCAGACCGGCACGGTCACCGTCGCCCGCGACCACTTCGGCATCAAGCCCCTGTACTACTGGATCGACGAGACCGCGGCCGACGGTCCGCAGGTGCTGTTCGGGTCCGAGATCCGCGCCCTGCTGGCCGCGCAGCGCTTCGAGGCCGCGCCCGACGATCGCGCCGTCTACCGCTACCTGAAGTACCGCGTCCAGGACGACGACGCCCAGACCTTCTTCCGCGGCGTGCGCCGCCTGATGCCGGGACAGGTGCTCGAGATCAGCGCCGCAGGCACCTCGATCACGCCGTTCACCTCCCTGCAGGAGGAACTGCGCGAGATCGCGGCGCGTCCCAGCCGCCCGTACAGCGCCGAGGTCGTCGACGAGTACCGCGGGCGCTTCCACGAGGCGGTGCGGCTGCGTCTGCAGTCCGAGGTCCCCGTGGGCACCTCGCTCTCCGGCGGCCTGGATTCCTCCGCGGTCGCCGCTGTCATCGCCCGTCACCTGCGCGAACAGCCCCAGGACGAGAGCTTCAGCGCGGTGGGCGCACGACAGAACACCTTCTCCGCGGTGTTCCCCAACTCCTCCAACGACGAGGAGCGGTACGTCGACGCGCTGCTGGAGGAGAACACCGGGCAGATCACCTCCCACAAGATCCATCCGCAGCCGGAGACCTTCCTCGAGGACGTGCGCGATTTCGTGCGCACCCAGGAGGAGCCGATCATCTCCACCGGGCCCTACGCCCAGTACGCGGTGATGCGCGAGGCGAGCGAGCACGTCACCGTGCTGCTGGACGGCCAGGGCGCCGACGAGATGATGGCCGGCTACAACCCGTACTTCTACGTCTATCTGCGCCAGCTGCGCCGCCAGAAGCGGTTCAAGGAGCTGGCGAGCGAGGTCGTCGGCTCGCGCGACATCCTGCGCAAGCTCGCCCGGACGAAGTACTCCGGACGCACCTCGGTGCCGATCGAGGCGCTGCTGAACTCCGGCTTCGTCGCCGAGCACAGCTCCGAGAAGATCACCTCCGTGCAGGACGATCTCAAGGAGCGTCTGCTCGAGGACACCTTCCGCTCCTCGCTGCCCTCGCTGCTGCGGTACGAGGACAAGAACACGATGCGCTTCAGCATCGAGGGCCGTGTGCCGTTCGTCGACAAGGAGCTGCTGAAGTTCCTGTTCTCCCTCGACGAGTCGGCGATCATCCACGACGGCTGGAACAAGCGGATCCTGCGCGAGTCGATGGACGGGATCCTGCCCGATGCGATCTCCAAGCGGCGCAACAAGATCGGCTTCACGACGCCGGAGGGGGAGTGGTTCCGCACCATCGCCCCGGAGCTGATGGAGATCTTCGCCTCCGAGTCCTTCGCGAGCCGCCCCTACTTCGACGCCCCCAGCGTCATCGCCCTGTTCGAGGACTACATCGCCCATCCCGGCAACCACGGCACCATGATGTTCTGGCGCCTGCTGAACGTCGAGCTGTGGATGCGCACCTTCTTCGACGACCCCGAGAACTCCTCGCGATCCCTCGGGGACGAGGCCGCGGCCGATGAGCGTGCGGCCCTGGCCGCCGCGAGCGGGGCCGCCGCGACCGACGGGCCCGGGACCACGGCCGCCGCCGGGACGGGGGCCACAGCGGACCCTGCGTCGGCGAGCGCCGCCACCGACTCCGAGCAGCCCAAGAGCGACTACGTCGCCAATCCGGACAAGCAGCTGGACCTGGTCTCGGACGTCGATCGCCGCACCTGGCGCCGGCTGCCCCTGCAGACGGAGCTGGTGGCCCGGGGCGACGATCTCCAGACGCTGGTGCGCGAACGCATCGAGCGCTTCGCCGCCTCCCTGCCGACGGACGTCGTCCCGGACGGATCCCCGTGGTACTTCGTGATCAGCGAGAAGATCATCGCCATCACGCAGGGCCGTTCCTGGTTCACCTGGGAGATCACGCCCCGACCCGCCGCGAAGGTGCTCAGCCGCTTCGTCACCCGCACCCCGGCCGGCATCGGCCTGGGCGACCCGACCACGATGGAGCTGGCCATCAAGGAGGTGGGCCTGCCGCGGGTGGTGGCGGCCTCGGCCGCCGGGGCGGCCGGCAAGATCATCGGCAGGAAGGGGCTGTTCTACGAGGTCGTCGGCGCGAACGTGCGGGCGATCGACGGGCCGACGCCGTACTCGGCCTTCCCCTCCAACGTCTCCGCGAAACTGCCCCCGAAGGACCCCGACGCCGTGTCCGCCTCGCTCTCGGCGGCGATCCGCGGCGCCGACATCCCGGCCGCGCTGCGCGACAGCTTCGTGGGCACGGTCGTCATGGATGCCAACGACATCGGCCGCAACGTGCTGGGCTCGGACGTCTCCGTCCCGCACGAGCGGCTCGAGGCGACCTTCGCCGACAACCCCCTCGGCCAGGGCCGCCAGCGCACCCCGCTGGCGATCCTGGTCGATCTCGGCGCCGCGTCACAGCGCTGA
- the dapA gene encoding 4-hydroxy-tetrahydrodipicolinate synthase produces the protein MTSTAPRPARPFGTVGTAMVTPMTEDAHELDLDAAQKLAVHVTEHGNDMIVVSGTTGEAPTLTDVEKLELARAVRAAVGPEIKVIAGVGTYDTAHSIDLAREHAKLGLDGLLVVTPYYSKPTQAGIVAHVSAIADSTDLPLMLYDIPGRTGTPLAYETLLRLGEHEKVLAIKDAKANLQQASLVMEQTDLTYYSGEDALNLAWLSIGASGMVSVVGQVAGDLERKMVDAVDRSDLAAARDAHHRLVPIVEAIMNRIPGAVAAKAALALQGVLPHAAMRGPHVPADADQLRALAAALEAVDGIPSCDPSRRPL, from the coding sequence ATGACCAGCACCGCCCCGCGACCCGCCCGGCCCTTCGGCACGGTGGGGACCGCCATGGTCACGCCGATGACCGAGGACGCCCACGAGCTCGACCTCGACGCCGCCCAGAAGCTCGCGGTGCACGTCACCGAGCACGGCAATGACATGATCGTCGTCTCCGGGACCACCGGAGAGGCCCCCACCCTGACCGACGTCGAGAAGCTGGAGCTCGCCCGGGCGGTCCGGGCGGCCGTCGGCCCCGAGATCAAGGTGATCGCCGGGGTGGGCACCTACGACACCGCGCACTCGATCGATCTCGCCCGGGAGCACGCGAAGCTCGGGCTCGACGGCCTGCTCGTCGTGACCCCGTACTACTCCAAGCCCACCCAGGCCGGGATCGTCGCGCACGTCTCGGCGATCGCCGATTCCACCGACCTGCCCCTGATGCTCTACGACATCCCCGGCCGCACCGGCACTCCGCTCGCGTACGAGACGCTGCTGCGCCTGGGGGAGCACGAGAAGGTCCTGGCGATCAAGGACGCCAAGGCGAACCTCCAGCAGGCCTCGCTGGTGATGGAGCAGACGGACCTGACGTACTACTCCGGCGAGGACGCCCTGAACCTGGCGTGGCTGAGCATCGGTGCGTCCGGCATGGTGTCCGTGGTCGGCCAGGTGGCCGGTGATCTGGAGCGGAAGATGGTCGACGCCGTGGACCGCTCCGATCTCGCCGCCGCCCGGGACGCCCACCACCGCCTCGTCCCCATCGTCGAGGCCATCATGAACCGCATCCCCGGGGCCGTCGCCGCCAAGGCCGCCCTCGCCCTGCAGGGAGTGCTGCCCCACGCCGCGATGCGCGGCCCCCACGTCCCCGCCGACGCCGACCAGCTGCGGGCGCTCGCCGCGGCGCTGGAGGCGGTGGACGGCATCCCCTCCTGCGACCCGTCTCGGAGGCCCTTGTGA